Part of the Streptomyces sp. NBC_00457 genome, TCACCTCGCTTCTGGACACCGCCTTCAACCTCCCCCTCCACGAGGCCCTCTACTTCGCCAACCGATTCCTCGTCTTCCTCACCAGTTGCGACGAGCGCCGCGACGAAGCCTGGGAGCAGACGCCGTGGTGGGAGTTCGTACGGGCCGGACGGATGTCGTACGACTACCAGCGGATCCTCGCCGTCGGCATCACCCGCAACATCGTGGCCACCAAGGCGGAGGAAGCCAGCACCCGTACGGTCGCCACCTTGCTGGAGGCCTTCGCCTTCAACCTCCTCGGGCGGGGCGCGGACGGACCGCTGGACCGGATCCTCAACGCGCCCACCAACGAGGCCTGGATCGATCCCTGGGTGACGTATCTGAAGTCACTCGGGGTCGAGTTCCACGTCGGCTGGACCGTACGGGACCTGCCCCTGGAGGCGGGCCGGATCGCCGGGGCCGTCATGGAGGACCCGGAAGGTGCCCGTCGGACCGTCACCGCCGACCACTACATCTCGGCCATGCCGGTCGAGCACGCCCGCCGCACCTGGAACTCCGCCGTGCGCGCCGCCGACCCCCAACTGGCCGAGTGCGACCGGCTGGAGACGGACTGGATGACCGGCATCCAGTTCTATCTGACCGAACGTACGCCGATCCTGCACGGCCACCTCGACCTCATCGACTCCCCCTGGTCGCTGACCGCGATCGCCCAGGCCCAGCACTGGCCGGGCCACGACTTCCCCGCCGACTTCGGGGACGGCACGGTCGCGGACTGTCTGTCCGTGGACGTCTCCGAGTGGGATCAGCCGGGCATCCTGTACGGCAAGACGGCCAAGCAGTGCACCCGCACCGAAGTCGCCCGCGAGGTGTGGGCGCAGTTGAAGGCGGCGCTCAACGACACCGGCCGTACGGTCTTGAAGGACTCCGTACTGCACTCCTGGTTCCTCGATCCGGCCGTGGACGGACTCGGCACTCCGAACCCGGTCAACGAGGAACAGCTGCTCATCCATCCGACGGGGACCTTCCACCACCGTCCGCGGTCGGCCACGAAGATCCCCAACCTCTTCCTGTCCGGCGATTACGTGGCCGTGCCCATAGATCTGGCCACCATGGAAGGCGCCAACACCTCGGCCCGGCAGGCCGTCAACGCCCTGCTGGACGGGATCGGTTCGGCCGCCGAGCGATGCACTGTCACCCCGCTGTACCGGGCCCCCGAGTTCGAGGCGCTCAAACGCCACGACCGCACCCGTTACCTCCTCCGACTGCCGAATCTCTTCGACGTCGGTTGACAGCACTGCTGAACCGGCTGGAGCTGCGGAGTCGCCCGGTTGTAAACGCACGGTCCCTTCACGCCATTGCAGCACGGGTACGCCACCAAGCGGCAGCACCTGTCGGTGAACTCATCGTTGAGCCGCCGAACGCCCGGGGAAGATCCGCACCTGCTGGCGTGTCCCCGCGTCGGCGGTCCACTGCGTCAGCGGCATTCCTCGCAGCGACCGATGAGTTCCGGGGCCTGGTCGGTCTACCTCTGCACAAGCGAACGAGTTGCATAGCTTGGCCACTTCGCCGGGGACCGGACGGCACGGCCCGTCGGCGGGGCCGGTGCAGCCGGCCGGGAAGGGGCGGGACGCACGGAATGTGACAGGCAGTCAGTGAGCACGGACGCTGGACCGCTCAAGTCCGAAGACTCGCCATGCGTGGGCGAGCTGGAGCGATCCTCAGCGCCCTGCAGGAAGCCCGCCGCTCCGGTCCGGTCCTCGATGCAGCAACCTGGACAGGGGAGGGCTCGTCCTACAAGGCACCATGTTCACCAATAGCATCAACGGCCCCCTGGCTGTATCGGTTCGTCAGCTGCGTGATTTCGCCTGGATACACATCCGGGCCTGCTCTTTCGCCATCGCGCTACTGTCCGGGGTCGCAGCGTCCACCGTGCTGCCCCATCTGCCCGTGGCGCGTTATGACCTGCTCGTTGCCTACGGCGCCCTGCTCACCCTGCTTTTTTGGCTGCGTGGCTGGGAAAACGGCCGGGATATCGCTGTCATCGCCGTCTGCCACGTCATCGGCCTGGCTTTCGAGCTGGTGAAGGTGTCCCTCGGCTCTTGGAGCTATCCGGAGCCGGCCGTGCTGAAGTTCGCGGGCGTCCCGCTGTATGGAGGTCTCCTCTACGCGGCCGTCGGCAGCTACGTGTGCCGGGCCTGGCACCTGTTCGACCTGGAGCTGGTCCGCTATCGTCCGCGGGCGACAGCAGTCGTGGCCGCGGCGATTTACGTCAACTTCTTCAGCCACCACTGGCTGCCCGATGTGCGCTGGCTGCTGGCTGGACTGCTCCTGGCGGTCACGGCGGGCACCTCGGTGCGTTACACGGTGCGCCATGTACGCCACCGGATGCCGCTGGCGTTCTCGTTCGTGCTGATCGGTTTCTTCCTGTGGGTGGCGGAGAACCTGGCCACCTACGTCGGCGCCTGGCGCTACCCGTACCAGCTTGATGGCTGGCAGCCGGTCGCAGCGGACAAGTTCGGGGCCTGGGCCCTGCTGATCAGCATCACCTTCGTCCTGGCGGCAGTTGGCCGGTCCCACCGCCGCGAGGACAGCGTCAGCGAACCAGGTCTGCCCTGATCTGCAAGGATGCGAGCCGCGCATTGACGTTGGCGGCTGCGGCGTGGCCTGATACTCCCTCAGGAACAGGAGGGGGGCCTGCTTTGTCGACGCTTCCGAGGAAGTACCGGATTCCGACGAGCATGATCAGGTACACGATCTTCGCAGCGGCCGTGACCTCTGGGGCGATCTACCTGGTCCCCTGGGGCATGGGCCTTCCAAGCTCGACAAGGACCGGGATCACGGTCGCGGGTCTGGTGGCCATCCTCATCGTGGTCGTCCGAATTCTGCGGCTGGGTACGGTCGTGGCCGCGGACGGCGTCACCCGCCGAGGTTTTCTTGCCGACCGGCACCACCCATGGTCGGACATCCACGAGCTTGAGGTGATCGACCGGCAGGTCGTCCACGTGGCGTACGGCTTCCAGGTCACCTCGCGCTTCGTGGTGCGCGTCGCCGTCGGTCAGCGGCGCCGACGCAAGACCCTGCTGTTCCTCGACGAGCGTGGCTTCACCGGTGCCGACCGGTTCCGCGCGGAACTCGATACCGTCGCCGCGTTGTGGGATCAACAGCGCGCGGCATGACCGATGAGTTCAACTCCGCCTGAGGGCAAGGCCGACTGGAGCGCCCGCGGGAGGTGAGGAGGGTACGACTCGCTCACCGCCAACCGTTGGCCGGCCCTCGGCCGCGTATCGGGAGGCGGGTCAGCCGGTGGAGGCATCCTGCCACGGGCCGCAGCTCCACGGAGTGCCTCCGGCGCCGTCCTGGAGGCAGGCGCGGATATCGATGAGCCTGTTCTCGGGCAGGGAGAGGTTCCAGGTCTTCGTGTTGTGCGCGCCGTTGGGGTTGTAGTACGAGTTGATGGTGGACGAGCCCTGGTAACGCCACTGGGCCGTGGCGCCATGGCCGTCGGCATGGTTGTCCTCGGAGGTGAGTATCTCGC contains:
- a CDS encoding hydroxysqualene dehydroxylase; this encodes MGGATRRGFLGTAVAAGGGVALGTPQRAAARSGAVPQTVAVLGGGVAGLTAAHELAERGFRVTVYERKALGGKARSMDVPGTGTGGRGPLPGEHGFRFIPGIYHNLPDTMRRIPFPGNTNGVHDNLVAPKEMLFARSGGREDIRIPLPWPGNTPAELTPDEIRRALTSLLDTAFNLPLHEALYFANRFLVFLTSCDERRDEAWEQTPWWEFVRAGRMSYDYQRILAVGITRNIVATKAEEASTRTVATLLEAFAFNLLGRGADGPLDRILNAPTNEAWIDPWVTYLKSLGVEFHVGWTVRDLPLEAGRIAGAVMEDPEGARRTVTADHYISAMPVEHARRTWNSAVRAADPQLAECDRLETDWMTGIQFYLTERTPILHGHLDLIDSPWSLTAIAQAQHWPGHDFPADFGDGTVADCLSVDVSEWDQPGILYGKTAKQCTRTEVAREVWAQLKAALNDTGRTVLKDSVLHSWFLDPAVDGLGTPNPVNEEQLLIHPTGTFHHRPRSATKIPNLFLSGDYVAVPIDLATMEGANTSARQAVNALLDGIGSAAERCTVTPLYRAPEFEALKRHDRTRYLLRLPNLFDVG
- a CDS encoding DUF817 domain-containing protein, whose translation is MFTNSINGPLAVSVRQLRDFAWIHIRACSFAIALLSGVAASTVLPHLPVARYDLLVAYGALLTLLFWLRGWENGRDIAVIAVCHVIGLAFELVKVSLGSWSYPEPAVLKFAGVPLYGGLLYAAVGSYVCRAWHLFDLELVRYRPRATAVVAAAIYVNFFSHHWLPDVRWLLAGLLLAVTAGTSVRYTVRHVRHRMPLAFSFVLIGFFLWVAENLATYVGAWRYPYQLDGWQPVAADKFGAWALLISITFVLAAVGRSHRREDSVSEPGLP
- a CDS encoding PH domain-containing protein, with the translated sequence MIRYTIFAAAVTSGAIYLVPWGMGLPSSTRTGITVAGLVAILIVVVRILRLGTVVAADGVTRRGFLADRHHPWSDIHELEVIDRQVVHVAYGFQVTSRFVVRVAVGQRRRRKTLLFLDERGFTGADRFRAELDTVAALWDQQRAA